The following coding sequences lie in one Apium graveolens cultivar Ventura chromosome 3, ASM990537v1, whole genome shotgun sequence genomic window:
- the LOC141713398 gene encoding uncharacterized protein LOC141713398, which produces MSCAFAATTSTTTTSSCSPTKIINSTFSLHSNSIRQGTHFVKVPRCCLFKTKHAMRIPKRSIVSCLSLFSPFQLNFSLFNSFLDYPRNFTHFATRITPICACGEGTYQLNTSVILDRKMSKSAYSDGKCNPRIWSSPEKGCTIEIGKQIFCNRSLNMKGIVAVGFDMDYTLAQYKPETFETLAYNGTIRKLVYDLGYPQQLLEWKFDWTYMVRGLVLDKKRGNILKMDRHKYVKVAYHGFKELTKEDKVMAYGSTLIRDAFDEPDYALIDTLFSLAEAFLFAQLVDFKDNNPGLISEATDYAQMYKDVRAAVDLCHRDGTLKEMVALDPKRYINEDKLIVPMLKMLRDSGRATFLVTNSLWDYTNVVMNFLCEPQPQSGSQTLTFDWLKYFDVVITGSAKPGFFHENRANLFEVEPKSGMLLNTDNGTPMVQVGSTSVDLPLKSSEKAFKVFQGGNVGHLHKLLSIESSSQVLYVGDHIYGDILRSKKILGWRTMLVVPELEKEVDLLWEIRGSRKQLQTLRNERDSIENKIHRIEWSLKFEGASADEKEKLHDELKELTSEREVVRISHQQAQRACHQKFHKVWGQLMKTGYQNSRFAHQVERFACLYTSQVTNLSLYSPDKYYRPSEDFLPHEFDILG; this is translated from the exons ATGAGTTGTGCATTTGCAGCAACTACTTCTACTACTACAACCTCAAGTTGCAGCCCAACAAAAATCATTAATTCCACTTTCTCTCTACATTCGAATTCGATTCGTCAGGGAACCCATTTTGTTAAGGTTCCAAGATGTTGTCTATTTAAGACCAAACATGCGATGCGTATTCCTAAGCGTTCCATTGTTTCTtgtctctctctcttctctcctTTTCAATTAAATTTCTCTCTTTTTAATTCTTTTCTTGATTACCCTCGAAACTTTACTCACTTTGCTACCAGAATAACACCCATTTGTGCTTGTGGTGAAG GTACATATCAGTTAAACACTAGTGTGATTTTGGATAGAAAAATGTCTAAGTCTGCTTATTCTGATGGGAAGTGCAATCCGCGTATTTGGTCATCTCCAGAAAAGGGGTGTACAATTGAAATAGGCAAACAGATTTTCTGTAATAGATCTTTGAATATGAAAGGTATTGTTGCGGTTGGGTTTGACATGGATTACACTTTGGCACAGTATAAGCCGGAGACATTTGAAACTCTTGCTTACAATGGAACTATTAGGAAGTTAGTCTATGATCTGGGGTATCCTCAACAG TTGTTGGAGTGGAAATTTGATTGGACTTATATGGTAAGAGGATTAGTTCTTGATAAAAAGAGAGGCAATATATTGAAG ATGGATCGCCATAAGTATGTAAAAGTTGCATATCATGGATTCAAGGAATTGACCAAGGAAGATAAAGTTATGGCATATGGAAGCACATTGATACGAGATGCATTTGATGAGCCCGATTATGCACTTATTGACACCCTTTTCTCATTGGCTGAAGCATTTTTGTTTGCTCAACTTGTTGATTTCAAGGACAATAATCCTGGATTAATTTCAGAAGCTACAGA TTATGCTCAAATGTACAAAGATGTTCGAGCTGCTGTTGATTTGTGTCATCGCGATGGAACTTTGAAGGAGATGGTTGCATTAGATCCAAAGAG GTATATCAATGAGGATAAATTGATTGTCCCAATGCTCAAAATGCTGAGAGATTCTGGCCGTGCAACTTTTTTGGTGACAAACAG CCTCTGGGATTACACAAATGTTGTGATGAATTTTCTTTGTGAGCCTCAGCCACAGAGTGGTAGCCAAACTTTAACTTTCGATTGGCTGAAGTACTTTGATGTTGTCATCACCGGAAG TGCAAAACCAGGTTTTTTCCATGAGAATCGTGCCAACCTCTTTGAGGTTGAACCTAAATCTGGCATGCTTCTTAATACTGACAATGGCACTCCTATGGTTCAG GTGGGGAGCACTTCTGTAGATCTGCCTCTGAAGAGCAGTGAAAAAGCCTTCAAAGTTTTCCAG GGAGGCAATGTTGGTCATTTGCACAAGCTCCTTTCTATTGAGTCAAGTTCACAG GTTTTGTATGTTGGAGATCACATCTATGGCGATATATTGCGCAGCAAAAAAATTCTTG GTTGGAGAACAATGCTTGTCGTTCCAGAGCTTGAGAAGGAGGTCGATCTGTTGTGGGAAATCCGTGGAAGCCGCAAG CAACTTCAAACATTGAGAAATGAACGTGACAGCATTGAAAACAAGATACACCGTATTGAGTGGTCCCTCAA GTTTGAAGGAGCAAGTGCTGATGAGAAAGAGAAATTACATGATGAGCTTAAAGAATTAACG TCTGAAAGGGAGGTAGTACGCATCAGTCATCAACAAGCTCAAAGAGCATGTCACCAAAAG TTTCACAAAGTATGGGGTCAACTGATGAAGACTGGATATCAAAATTCCCGGTTTGCTCACCAG GTAGAGCGATTTGCATGCCTATATACCAGCCAAGTGACTAATCTGAGCCTGTATTCCCCAGATAAATACTATAGGCCAAGTGAAGATTTTTTGCCTCACGAATTTGATATCCTTGGATGA